The Dyella sp. 2HG41-7 sequence GAACCATGACAGAACGGCCAAGATTCCAACGACGACAAGAATCGCGATGGTGACGGGCTTAATCGCCCCGCGCGCACGCGAGCGCGCATAACGCATGTTATTTCGGGTATCCATGATTTCTCACTAACTGCGTGGCATCAGATACCCGCGCTTCCCCCCTGTTATCCAGGAGCGGCTTTCCCCCAAGGTTCGCCGCGGCGCGGATGGATCAAAGGTATCGCGATTGGGTCGACACGGCAAATGTGGGGTGGTTCACGGAAGTTTGAGGCCTGAGCGGGCGGGTCGCCGGTGCCGGCGGGGGCTCACTAAAAGGTCGCACTCATTCTCTTATTCCGGAGCGAGAGAGCCCGTACCTATGCTCATTTTCCGGGGCGGAAAATGAAGGACGAAAAATGCAGCCCCCAAAATGAAGCGTCCCGGCACATGGCCGGGACGAAACGCTTTTCGAAGCACCTCCCCGCGCTGGGCACCGCAGGGAGACAAATCGATAGAACGTCTAATTGTTATGCTTACTTCTTGGCCTTGGAGGTCTTGGTAGCCTTCACAACCTTGGCAGCAGCAGCCTTCTTGGCAGTGCGCTTACGCGTTGCCTTCTTGGCGGTTTTCTTTGCACCAACGCGCTTGGCGCTGGCCTTCTTCGCGCCTACGCGCTTTGCTGCCTTCTTGGCAGTCTTGCGCACGGTGCGCTTCTTAGCGGTGGCCTTCTTGGCGACCGGCCGCTTAGCGGCGGCTTTACGGGTGGATTTCTTGGCAGCTTTCTTAGCCGATTTCCTAGCAGTTTTCTTGGCAGTGGCCATAGTTCGTCTTAGCTCCTCATCAGTTGGCAGTGGTTGCCCAGTAAAAGCGTGGAGGAACGCCTCAACCAGCAAATCGCTGTTCGTGGCGTGCCTCAAATTGTTGACCTGTCGGTAAGTGCGGAGGTCCGACAAGAGTCGCAATACGTGCATTGGGATCGATACAGTGATCTTTCTCACCGCGCCGGATTTTTCGCCGTGCTCTATGTATGGCTTGATGAATTTCGATGCCACCATTGTTACCGTTCCCCGTTATATGGTGCGAAAGCTATTCCTGAACATTTCAACTGTCAATTGATTTTTGCCATGAAATCAATCTCTTCGACCTGAAGCCCCACCGATGACACGGGTCCGCGAGGAGATTTTTTCATTGCAAATTTCATTGCCGATACGACTAAATGCATTCAAGGAATCGGTTTCGTTGATTTTTAAAAAAGGCCAAAAACAAGCTAAAAACAGCGATTTTTCTCATTCGCCTTGATACACGCATATGCGTAATGCAATGCGCATCGCAACGCCGCGCAACCGCTCGCTCCGACCGCCTGATAGGGGTCATTCGGAGCATGAACGAATTTAGACCGGAACGTGCCGCGACGGACGCCAAAAGTCGTCCCGAACACCCCGAACACCCTCGATGCACACCTGAGCGACGCGCCGCCGACCAACTTCAACAGACGATCGATGCGCATCCGAGCGACGTCCGTCATCCATTTTTTTCTTGGTGCACGCGACGTCGATTTTTTGTTTTTCGCTCGGTGCGAGAACCGTCGATACGATAACGGCCGCCAAGGCGGCCGTTATCCAAAGCGAGCGGATCGAGCGTCAGTGATCTTCGTTTTCGATCAGTTCGGCATAGGCATCGGCGTCGAGCAGTTCGTTCAGTTCGGCGCGATCGCTGGCCTTTACCACGAACAACCAACCGTCGCCGTAAGCGTCTTCGTTGATGGTTTCGGGCTTGTCGCTGAGGATCTCGTTGACCTCAACCACCTCGCCGGATACCGGCGAATAGATGTCGGAAGCGGCCTTGACCGATTCCACCGTCGCGGCGCTGGTGCCGGCCTGCACGCTGGCGCCGATTTCCGGCAATTCGACGTACACCAGGTCGCCGAGCTGCTCTTGCGCATGGTTGGAGATACCCACGCGAATCAACCCATTGTCTTCGACACGGGCCCACTCGTGGGACTTGAGGAATTTCAGATCGCCGGGAATCTCGCTCGCGCTCATGGTCGGGTCCAGTCGTTAATGTCGATCAAAGGTTGGAGAAACAAATTCTAACTGCGTACGTCGTGCGATGGGACACCCTAGGCGTACGCCGTGTGTCCCAGCACCCGATGGTTAGATACCTTCGCAGGCTTTGCCGTCGCGCACAAACGGAAACTTCACGATGCGCACCGGCACTTCACGTCCACGAATATCGACGCGCACATCCCCGGTCACGCCCGACGGAATGCGCGCGAAGGCCACCGACTTATTCAGCGTCGGTGCGAAGCCGCCGGAAAGAATTTCGCCGTCGCCTTGCGGGGTCAGCACTTTCTGACCGTGACGCAGTACGCCTTTGTCATCCAGCACCAATCCGACCATCGCGTGCGGCACGCCATGCGCTTTTTGCGCTTCCAGCGCCTTGCGGCCAATGAAGTCGCGTCCTTCGTCGAGCGCGATGGTCCAGGCCAGCGCGGCCTCCCACGGCGTCACGTTTTCGTCCATGTCCTGGCCATAGAGATTCATGCCGGCTTCCAGGCGCAGCGTGTCGCGCGCACCCAATCCGCACGGCGCGACGCCGGCGGCCGACAATGCATTCCACAAGGCGACAGCCTGGTCTTCGGGCACGATGATCTCGAAACCGTCTTCGCCCGTGTAACCGGTGCGCGCCACGAACAACGGCACGCCGTGCGGACCTTGCGCGGCGGCGGCGGCAAAACGGCCGAGCTTTTCGATGCGCGCCCGATCCACTTCGTGCAACAGCGCGATGAGCTTGGCGCGCGCGTTGGGACCTTGCACGGCGATCATGGCGAAGTCGGGACGCTCCTGCACAGCGACGTTGAACGCTTTTGCCTGCTGCTCGATCCACGCCAGATCTTTGTCGCGCGTGGCGGCGTTGACCACCAGCCGGAAAAATTCGTCACCGAGGAAATAGACGATGAGGTCGTCGATCACCCCGCCCTGCTCGTTAAGCATGCACGAATACAACGCCTTGCCCTGCACCTTGAGCTTGTCGACGCTGTTGGCCAGCAGGTGACGCAGGAAGTCGCGCGTGCGTGCGCCGTGCAGGTCGACCACCGTCATATGCGACACGTCGAACATGCCCGCATCGCGGCGCACGGCATGATGCTCTTCGATCTGCGAGCCGTAGCTGATCGGCATGTCCCAGCCACCGAAATCGACCATGCGCGCACCGAGTTCGCGATGGGTAGCGTTGAGTACGGTCTTCTGGGTCATTGCAGGCCTGCGAAAGTAAGGGGGAGACGAAGGGACCCCGCATTATCTCCGCCGCAGCGCATCAATCCAAGTTGCAGGGCGTCATGGACGGATCAATCGGAAGGTCAGATTCATGCGCATCCCGATCACGACGGCGTTTTTCGGCACATCGTGCTGGTAGTGACGCTGCGTATCGCCGGCCATGCAAAGCAGGCTGCCGTGCGATAGCGGCAAGCCGACCGGGTCGACACGGTGTCCACGGGGGACACGACGACGGAAGCGGAAGCGTCGCTCCGCACCGAGGCTCAACGAGGCGATTACCGGCTGCGATCCGAGTTCGGGCTCGTCGTCGCTATGCCAGCCCATCGAGTCCTGGCCGCCGCGATAAAGATTGGCCAGCACGCTGTTAAAACGCGCGCCGCAGGCGTTCTCCAAACGTCCACGCAGCGCATGCAACGACGGCGTCCAAGGCCTGGGTTCGAAGCGCGTGCGCGAATACGAATACGTCGCGTCGGGATCGCCGATCCAACAACTCAGTCGCGGCGCGTCCACGTCGCGCCCGAAGATGCGCAGACGATGTTGTTCCCAGGGGATTTCTTCCCATAAACGCGCGAGCAACGCATCGGCTTCGTCATGATCGAGCCACGTCGCCGCGTAGCGTACATCGGCATCGAGCAGCGGCAAGCGCTGCCAGGTATCGCCGATCCAATCAGCCATCGTCGCGCCTATAGGTGTACACCTGCGCCGGCGGCAGATTGCGCCATACCATGCCCACACGGTTGCAACGCAACCGCAGTTGCCGACACACACGCTCATCCAGCGGGCTGCGCCAACCGTAGGTGTATTGCACGAAAACGCCGCCGGGTCGAAGCACGGCGAACGCGGCGGAAAGGATATCGTGCTGAAGCTCCGGCGGCATGTTCAGCAAACCGAGACTGCTGAGAATGGCGTCCGCGCCTTCCGGCGCCAGCACGCCGGTGCGTCGCGCAAGTTCGTTGACGTGTCGCGCATCCGCGCAAAGCACATGCGCCTGCGGAAACCGTCGACGCAGGATGCCGTGCAAGGTGGCATTCATCTCCAGCACCAACAATTGCGCGGCCGAAACGCCGTGCTGCAATAGCGCTTCCGTGATCACGCCGGTACCGGCGCCCAGTTCGATCACACAGTCCGCCTGCGCAGGCATCGCGGCCACCATCATGCGCGCCAAGGGACGGCCAGACGGCAGCACCGAGGCCATTTCCAGCGGATGCTTGATCCATTCGCGAAAAAACGTGAGTTGTTGCGTATACGCGGTCATAAGGGGATATGTGGACGTTTTTCCCAACTTTACCCGGCGTACCGTAACAAAACGTTGTCAAGTCACGGGTTCGTCAAGCCCGCGTCAAGGGATGATGGGGTAATCGGGTGTGACGTCCAGCGTGGCCGACCAGACGGCCGCCAACTCAAGCAAGCGCAAATCCGAACCGCGTGCGCCCACCAACTGCATGCCGATCGGCAGTCCATTGGGCAGCGTGCCCATCGGAATGCTTACCGCTGGACATCCCGCAAGGTTCGCGAAGCTGGTGAGATCGGCCTGCGTATCGGGCACCGGTCCGTCGAGCGGGAACGCGCCTTGCGGGGTGGTGGGCATCACCAGCACATCGATCTGTGCGAAGAGTCTGCGCATCTTCAACGTGGCCGCGTCGAGCACGCGATCGGCCTCGGCGTAATCGGCGGCCGTTTTGCGCGCGGCGTAGTCGAGCATGCGACGAAACGACGACGACACCGGATGTTGCGTGTTGGCAAGTTGCGCGCTGAACGTGCCGAGCATTTCCGATTCCATCAACAGCAAACCGGCACGACGCGCACGCGCGAAATGCCAATCGTCGAAATCGACGGTGCGGCATTCGCCCAGTTCGCGATCGAGCTTTTGCAGCGCAGCCTCGAAGACATCGATCACATCCTGTTGTACGCCGAGCGCAGCAAGATTGGGCAACACACCGCAGCGCAATTTGCCCGGCTCCCAATCCGGCAGCGACAACGCGACGCGACGACGGCGCGACCGCGCATCTTCCGCGTCGTAGCCGGCCAACACTTGCAGCAACACGGTGAGATCGTCGACACCGCGCGCAATCAAGCCGACGGCATCCAGACGACGCGCCGCCGGCGCCATGCCGCGCGCTGAAATTTCGCCTTGCGTGGGCTTCAATGCAAACACGCCGCAATAGCTGGCCGGGATGCGAATCGAACCCAAGCTGTCCGAACCGATCGCCGCCACCGCAAGACCCGAAGCGACAGCCGCCGCCGCGCCGCCCGACGATCCACCCGCCGTATAACCGTTACGAAACGGATTGTGCGTCGGCCCGGTATGCGGATTGTTGGTCACGGCGCCGAGCGCGCCTTCATCCATATTGGTTTTGCCGGCGAGCACCGCGCCCGACGCGCGCAAGCGCGCCACCACATGCGCGTCTTGTTCGGCGGGCTGCTCGGAACTTGGCATGCCCGAGCGCGTAGGCCAGCCAGCGATGTCGAAGTTATCTTTGATCGCAATCGGCACGCCGTCCAACCGACCGATCACGCCATCGCGCCGTCGCAGTTCGGCCATGCGCGCCTGCTCGGTGAACAACACCGGACTGACGTCGACATACGCATTGATCTGCGGATTGATGCGATCGATGGCGCCGAGATAGACCTCAGCCAGCTTCCCCGGCTGCGTTCGACCGGCGGCCAACCAGTGCAATATCTGGCAGAGCGTGGCGCGGCGCAGGTCGATATCGGCAATCGGCGGTAGAGAACTCATGCACGCTCCGGCGCGGGTTAAATGCGGTTATTTCCCCTACGGTCGCCGGTCCACGTACACACAAGTTTGCCGCGCAGTAGGCGAACCCGGAGAATACCGTCCGGACCGCCCCCAGAACCACCATGCGGCCTCTTCACACCCACCACCCCACCGGAGCCCAACCCCATGACCGAACGCGAGACGATGGAATATGACGTGATCGTCGTCGGTGCGGGCCCGGCCGGCCTCTCGTTCGCGATCCGTCTGAAACAGCTCAAGCCGGACGTGACGGTGTGCGTGATCGAAAAGGCATCCACCATCGGCGCGCAGATTCTCTCTGGCGCCGTGATCGAACCGCAGCCGCTGGACGCCCTGCTGCCCGGCTGGCGCGACAATCCGCCGCCGATCTGCGTGCCTGCGACCGAAGACGAATTCTGGCTGCTGAACAAAACCGGCGGACGCAAGCTGCCGGTGCCGCCAGGCATGCACAACCGTGGCAACGTGATCGTATCGTTGGGCGCGCTGTGCGCGTGGTTGGCGCCGCAGGCCGAAGCGTTGGGCGTGGACGTCTTCCCCGGCTTCGCCGCCGCCGACACTATTTATAACGAAGACGGCTCCGTGGCGGGCGTGCGCATCGGCGACATGGGCGTGGCCAAAGACGGTTCGCACAAGCCCGGTTACACGCAAGGCATCGATATCAAAGCCAAGGTCACCGTGCTCGCCGAAGGCGCGCGCGGCAGCCTCACCAAGCAACTCATCAAGCGTTTCTCGCTCGACAAAAGCAGCGATCCGCAAGGCTATTCGATCGGCATCAAGGAACTCTGGCAGGTGCCCGCGGGGCGCGTAACGCCCGGAAAAATATTCCACAGCTTTGGCTGGCCGGCTGACACGCACACCTATGGCGGCGCGTTCCTTTATCACTTGGACAAAGATCGCATCGCGCTGGGTTACGTCAGCGGACTGGACTACAGCGATCCGAATTATCAGCCGTGGGAAGCCTTCCAGCAGTGGAAGAATCATCCGCTGATCAAACCGCTGCTTGAAGGCGGCACCATTCTCTCCGCCGGCGCGCGCGCCATCGTCACCGGCGGTTATCAATCGCTGCCCAACGTCGAGATGCCCGGCGCGCTGTTGATCGGCGACACCGCCGGCCTGCTCAACGTGCCCAAGATCAAAGGCACGCACCAGGCGATCAAGAGCGGCATGCTCGCCGCCGAACATCTCGCTGCGAACGATCTCAAGCCCGCCGGCTTCGACGCAAAACTGCGCGACTCCGACGTGATGGCCGAATTGAAGAAAGTGCGCAACGTCAAGCCTGGTTTCAAGAAGGGTTTGTGGCGCGGCATGTTCAACGCGGCCTGGGAAACCATCACCGCCGGCAAATCGCCCTGGACGCTGAAGAACAAACCCGACTGGAATTCGCTGCACAAACTCGGCCAGTTCGAAGAACCCAAACGCGACTACGTGCAACGCGAACTGCCACCACGCGATCGCTTGGCCGGCGTGTACTTCGCCGCCACCGAACACGACGAAGATCAGCCGATTCATCTGCACGTTTCCGATACGTCGGTATGCGTGACGAAATGCGCGCAGGAATACGGCAATCCTTGCACGCGTTTCTGCCCTGCCAACGTTTACGAAATCGTCAACGATGAATCGGGCAAGCGTTTGCAGATCAATGCCGCCAACTGCGTGCACTGCAAAACCTGCGACATCAAAGACCCGTACCAAATCATCAACTGGGTGACGCCGGAAGGCGGATCGGGCCCGAATTACCAGAATCTGTAATCCAGCCGTAGCGCCACTCGGAGGTGGCTTTGAGCAGTTCGTTGACCTGGCGCATTCGGCGTCTGTATTTCTTGATGACTCGCACCACGAGCAGCGTTGCTCAACGTGGCTTGCGGGGCACGATGACGCGCATCGCGCAAGAATTCCGGCCACGCGCTTCAACGTTGCCGGCGTTGTCATTGGAGCCGATGGAAAATTCTCCGTGGCCTTTTGCGCTGCCCACGAGCGACGCGCCACGCGTCTCCGTCATCATTCCGGTGCACGGAAAGCTTGACTACACGCTTGCCTGCCTTCGATCCATCGCACGTTATGGCGCGAATGCGCCATTCGAAGTCATTGTGGTGAACGACGCTTCTCCAGATGCGACAGCATCGACGCTAAGCGAGATCGCGGGCTTACGGCTGCTGAGCAACCCTCGCAACCTTGGCTTTATCGGCAGCTGCAATGCCGGCGCCGAGGCAGCGCGCGGATCGCATCTGTTGTTTTTGAACAACGACACGCAAGTCACGCCAGGCTGGCTCGATCGGTTGTTGGAATGTTTTGCGGATGAGCCCGATTGCGGCCTCGTCGGCAGTCGGTTGGTTTATCCCGATGGTCGCCTGCAGGAAGCGGGAGGCATTGTTTTTTCAAACGCCGATGGCTGGAACTACGGTCGCTTCGAGTCGCCGGACGATCCGCGTTTTCGCTTTCGCCGCGACGCGGATTACGTGTCCGGCGCATCGCTCATGATCGAATCGGCACTGTTTCGCCAGGTGAATGGTTTCGACAGCCGATACACCCCCGCCTACTACGAAGACACCGATCTTGCTTTCGCCGTGCGCGCCGCAGGCAAGCGTGTCATGTATCAGCCAGAAAGCGTGGTCGTGCACTTCGAGGGCATCAGCTCGGGCACCGATCTCCAATCCGGCGTCAAGCAATATCAACGCATCAACAAAACAAAATTTGCGGAAAAATGGATTGACGCACTGAAGCGACAACCAACCGCGGGATCGGCTATCGAATCGGTCGTCCATCATGATGATCGTCCTCATATGCTTGTCATCGATGCGCTAGCGCCAGATGCCTCGCGCGACTCCGGCTCGCTGCGCATGATCAACATCATGCGCTTGCTGCGCGAACTGGGATGGCGTGTGACCTTCATGGCCGACAATCGCCTTGCCAGCGACGAGGAAATCGCTCAGCTGGGACGTATCGGTGTGCAGACGCTCTGTAAACCCTGGTCACCGTCGCTCGTTCGCTGGCTTTCAAAAGAAAAACAGACCTTGCAAGCCGTGATGTTGTCACGGCATTACGTGGCCGCACCCAACCTCGGTTTGATTCGGCGAATGGCGCCGCAAGCCAAGATCGTTTTCGACACCGTCGATTTGCATTTCCTGCGCGAACAACGTGCGGCGCAACTGACCGGCAATCGCGCCTTGATTCGCCAAGCGCAATCGTCGCGTCGCCGCGAGTTGGAATTGATACGCGCCAGTGACATCACACTAGTTGTCAGCCCGGTCGAGAAAGAGCTGCTCGCCAAAGAAGCTCCCGATGCGACGGTGGAACTCGTTTCCAACGTGCACGAAGTGTTCGGCCGACGTGTTGCGTTCGCTCAACGCAAGGATGTTGTGTTCGTCGGCGGCTTTGGGCATCCGCCCAATGTCGATGCAGTCAACTGGCTCGTCGGCGATATCTTTCCGCTCATTCACGCGGCACGACCGGATATAACGTTGCATCTTATCGGCGACATCCCCGAATCGGCTCGAATCCATTTGGCAAAGCCGGGCGTTCAAATCCACGGCAAAGTCGACGAACTGACGCCATGGATGGACGGGTGCCGTATCGCCTTGGCGCCGCTTCGCTACGGCGCTGGCGTCAAGGGCAAGGTCAATATGGCGATGAGCTATGGCCTGCCCGTGGTTGCAACCAGCATCGCCGCGGAAGGCATGCGATTGCAGGACGGCGAAAACATACTCGTCGCCGATGATTCGTCGACCTTCGCATCCGCGGTGCTCAAGCTGTACGACGATGAGCCGCTGTGGTTGCGCCTGTCCAACGGGGGCGTGGACAACATTCGCCAGCACTTCTCCTTCGATGTCGCCCGCGAGGCCCTGCGCCAGGCGCTATCCGCGCGCCAGCCGGCCTAGCATCCCCGGGGAATACCCCTTGACCGCGTCCATTCGTGCCCGGATGGACCATCGGTTAGAATGGGCGTTTGCTCACCCCCTCCGCGCCCCTCAAGGCGCACGGTTGAAGGATCTAAAATGAAAGTTCTGGTCGGCTACAAGCGCGTGGTGGACTACAACGTCCGCATCCAGGTCAAACCCGATGGCACCGGCGTGGTGACCGATGGCGTGAAGCTTTCCGCCAATCCTTTTGACGATATCGCCTTGGAAGAGGCCTTGCGCCTGCGTGAAAAGGGCGTGGTCGAGGAAGTGGTCGTCGTGGGCATCGGCCCTGCCGATCTGACCGCACATTTGCGCAACGGCCTGGCGATGGGCGCTAATCGCGCCATCCACGTAGTGACGCCGGATGCGGTGCAACCGCTGACCGCCGCGCGCGCGTTTCTGAAGCTGGTCGAGAAGGAACAACCCGGCTTGGTGATCCTGGGCAAACAAGCCATCGACGACGATGCCAATCAGACGGGCCAGATGCTGGCTGCGCTGTGGGACCGTCCGCAGGCGACGTTCGCCAGCAAAGTGGAGATCGCCAACGGCAAAGCGACGGTAACGCGCGAAGTCGACGCCGGCCTGGAAGTTATCGAAGCCGAATTGCCGGCGGTGATCACGACCGATCTGCGCTTGAACGAACCGCGCTTCATCAAACTGCCGGACATCATGAAAGCCAAATCCAAACCCATCGACACCATTGAATTCGCGTCGCTTGGCGTGGACACGCACGATCAGTTGAAGACCACGCACTATGCGGCGCCCGCCAAGCGCAGCAAGGGCGTGATGGTGAAGGACGCGGCCGAACTCGTCGCCGCGCTGAAGCAGAAAGGCCTGCTTTAAGCAGCCGACCGGACCAAGGAGACACCCATGAGCAAGATCCTGGTTATCGCCGAACATCTGGACGGCAAACTGAACCCCTCCACCGCGCGCGCTGTGAGCGCAGCAGCGGCTGTCAAAC is a genomic window containing:
- the metJ gene encoding met regulon transcriptional regulator MetJ, which gives rise to MVASKFIKPYIEHGEKSGAVRKITVSIPMHVLRLLSDLRTYRQVNNLRHATNSDLLVEAFLHAFTGQPLPTDEELRRTMATAKKTARKSAKKAAKKSTRKAAAKRPVAKKATAKKRTVRKTAKKAAKRVGAKKASAKRVGAKKTAKKATRKRTAKKAAAAKVVKATKTSKAKK
- the gcvH gene encoding glycine cleavage system protein GcvH; translated protein: MSASEIPGDLKFLKSHEWARVEDNGLIRVGISNHAQEQLGDLVYVELPEIGASVQAGTSAATVESVKAASDIYSPVSGEVVEVNEILSDKPETINEDAYGDGWLFVVKASDRAELNELLDADAYAELIENEDH
- the gcvT gene encoding glycine cleavage system aminomethyltransferase GcvT — protein: MTQKTVLNATHRELGARMVDFGGWDMPISYGSQIEEHHAVRRDAGMFDVSHMTVVDLHGARTRDFLRHLLANSVDKLKVQGKALYSCMLNEQGGVIDDLIVYFLGDEFFRLVVNAATRDKDLAWIEQQAKAFNVAVQERPDFAMIAVQGPNARAKLIALLHEVDRARIEKLGRFAAAAAQGPHGVPLFVARTGYTGEDGFEIIVPEDQAVALWNALSAAGVAPCGLGARDTLRLEAGMNLYGQDMDENVTPWEAALAWTIALDEGRDFIGRKALEAQKAHGVPHAMVGLVLDDKGVLRHGQKVLTPQGDGEILSGGFAPTLNKSVAFARIPSGVTGDVRVDIRGREVPVRIVKFPFVRDGKACEGI
- a CDS encoding alpha-ketoglutarate-dependent dioxygenase AlkB; translation: MADWIGDTWQRLPLLDADVRYAATWLDHDEADALLARLWEEIPWEQHRLRIFGRDVDAPRLSCWIGDPDATYSYSRTRFEPRPWTPSLHALRGRLENACGARFNSVLANLYRGGQDSMGWHSDDEPELGSQPVIASLSLGAERRFRFRRRVPRGHRVDPVGLPLSHGSLLCMAGDTQRHYQHDVPKNAVVIGMRMNLTFRLIRP
- a CDS encoding methyltransferase domain-containing protein, which encodes MTAYTQQLTFFREWIKHPLEMASVLPSGRPLARMMVAAMPAQADCVIELGAGTGVITEALLQHGVSAAQLLVLEMNATLHGILRRRFPQAHVLCADARHVNELARRTGVLAPEGADAILSSLGLLNMPPELQHDILSAAFAVLRPGGVFVQYTYGWRSPLDERVCRQLRLRCNRVGMVWRNLPPAQVYTYRRDDG
- a CDS encoding amidase; the protein is MSSLPPIADIDLRRATLCQILHWLAAGRTQPGKLAEVYLGAIDRINPQINAYVDVSPVLFTEQARMAELRRRDGVIGRLDGVPIAIKDNFDIAGWPTRSGMPSSEQPAEQDAHVVARLRASGAVLAGKTNMDEGALGAVTNNPHTGPTHNPFRNGYTAGGSSGGAAAAVASGLAVAAIGSDSLGSIRIPASYCGVFALKPTQGEISARGMAPAARRLDAVGLIARGVDDLTVLLQVLAGYDAEDARSRRRRVALSLPDWEPGKLRCGVLPNLAALGVQQDVIDVFEAALQKLDRELGECRTVDFDDWHFARARRAGLLLMESEMLGTFSAQLANTQHPVSSSFRRMLDYAARKTAADYAEADRVLDAATLKMRRLFAQIDVLVMPTTPQGAFPLDGPVPDTQADLTSFANLAGCPAVSIPMGTLPNGLPIGMQLVGARGSDLRLLELAAVWSATLDVTPDYPIIP
- a CDS encoding electron transfer flavoprotein-ubiquinone oxidoreductase, producing the protein MTERETMEYDVIVVGAGPAGLSFAIRLKQLKPDVTVCVIEKASTIGAQILSGAVIEPQPLDALLPGWRDNPPPICVPATEDEFWLLNKTGGRKLPVPPGMHNRGNVIVSLGALCAWLAPQAEALGVDVFPGFAAADTIYNEDGSVAGVRIGDMGVAKDGSHKPGYTQGIDIKAKVTVLAEGARGSLTKQLIKRFSLDKSSDPQGYSIGIKELWQVPAGRVTPGKIFHSFGWPADTHTYGGAFLYHLDKDRIALGYVSGLDYSDPNYQPWEAFQQWKNHPLIKPLLEGGTILSAGARAIVTGGYQSLPNVEMPGALLIGDTAGLLNVPKIKGTHQAIKSGMLAAEHLAANDLKPAGFDAKLRDSDVMAELKKVRNVKPGFKKGLWRGMFNAAWETITAGKSPWTLKNKPDWNSLHKLGQFEEPKRDYVQRELPPRDRLAGVYFAATEHDEDQPIHLHVSDTSVCVTKCAQEYGNPCTRFCPANVYEIVNDESGKRLQINAANCVHCKTCDIKDPYQIINWVTPEGGSGPNYQNL
- a CDS encoding glycosyltransferase, producing MSSSLTWRIRRLYFLMTRTTSSVAQRGLRGTMTRIAQEFRPRASTLPALSLEPMENSPWPFALPTSDAPRVSVIIPVHGKLDYTLACLRSIARYGANAPFEVIVVNDASPDATASTLSEIAGLRLLSNPRNLGFIGSCNAGAEAARGSHLLFLNNDTQVTPGWLDRLLECFADEPDCGLVGSRLVYPDGRLQEAGGIVFSNADGWNYGRFESPDDPRFRFRRDADYVSGASLMIESALFRQVNGFDSRYTPAYYEDTDLAFAVRAAGKRVMYQPESVVVHFEGISSGTDLQSGVKQYQRINKTKFAEKWIDALKRQPTAGSAIESVVHHDDRPHMLVIDALAPDASRDSGSLRMINIMRLLRELGWRVTFMADNRLASDEEIAQLGRIGVQTLCKPWSPSLVRWLSKEKQTLQAVMLSRHYVAAPNLGLIRRMAPQAKIVFDTVDLHFLREQRAAQLTGNRALIRQAQSSRRRELELIRASDITLVVSPVEKELLAKEAPDATVELVSNVHEVFGRRVAFAQRKDVVFVGGFGHPPNVDAVNWLVGDIFPLIHAARPDITLHLIGDIPESARIHLAKPGVQIHGKVDELTPWMDGCRIALAPLRYGAGVKGKVNMAMSYGLPVVATSIAAEGMRLQDGENILVADDSSTFASAVLKLYDDEPLWLRLSNGGVDNIRQHFSFDVAREALRQALSARQPA
- a CDS encoding electron transfer flavoprotein subunit beta/FixA family protein, with product MKVLVGYKRVVDYNVRIQVKPDGTGVVTDGVKLSANPFDDIALEEALRLREKGVVEEVVVVGIGPADLTAHLRNGLAMGANRAIHVVTPDAVQPLTAARAFLKLVEKEQPGLVILGKQAIDDDANQTGQMLAALWDRPQATFASKVEIANGKATVTREVDAGLEVIEAELPAVITTDLRLNEPRFIKLPDIMKAKSKPIDTIEFASLGVDTHDQLKTTHYAAPAKRSKGVMVKDAAELVAALKQKGLL